One Nostoc punctiforme PCC 73102 DNA window includes the following coding sequences:
- the crtD gene encoding C-3',4' desaturase CrtD — MSSISLDKSNSHVIVIGAGIGGLTAGALLAHRGYSVLVLDQALVPGGCASTFKRQGFTFDVGATQVAGLEPGGIHHRIFSELSIDLPQATPCDPACAVYLPGESTPINVWRDQEKWQEERQRQFPGSEPFWQLMATLFDASWEFQGRDPVLPPRNLWDLWQLAQAVRPSTLITVPFTLFTVGDALRLCGLGNDQRLRTFLDLQLKLYSQVDAEQTALLYAATALSVSQLPQGLFHLQGSMQVLSDRLVQSLERDGGKLLMRHTVEEIKVESGKATAVVIRNQKTGEVWTEAANHIVSNVTVQNLVQLLGEQAPSGYKNRVEKLPQASGAFVVYLGVDASAIPPGCPPHLQFLYDVNGPIGENNSLFVSVSHPGDGRAPEGKATIIASSFVDPAQWWETEDYEGLKEKFTQEAIARLAQYFYLKPETIIHQEAATPRTFAHFTARDRGIVGGIGQRIPTFGPFGFANRTPIQHLWLVGDSTHPGEGTAGVSYSALTVVRQIESQM; from the coding sequence ATGTCCAGCATTTCTCTTGACAAAAGTAACTCTCATGTCATTGTTATCGGTGCCGGAATAGGTGGACTTACAGCTGGAGCATTATTAGCTCATAGAGGTTACAGCGTCTTAGTTTTGGATCAGGCCCTTGTACCAGGAGGCTGTGCTTCGACGTTTAAACGGCAGGGATTTACCTTTGATGTGGGAGCAACTCAGGTGGCGGGGTTGGAACCAGGGGGAATTCACCACCGCATTTTCTCAGAATTGTCAATAGATTTACCGCAAGCAACGCCTTGCGATCCTGCTTGTGCAGTGTATTTACCTGGGGAAAGCACACCAATTAATGTCTGGCGCGACCAAGAGAAATGGCAAGAGGAACGACAAAGACAGTTCCCCGGTAGCGAACCGTTTTGGCAATTGATGGCAACTTTATTTGATGCCAGTTGGGAATTTCAAGGACGCGATCCGGTGCTACCACCACGTAATTTATGGGATTTGTGGCAACTAGCGCAAGCGGTGCGTCCCAGTACATTAATTACCGTACCCTTCACTTTGTTTACGGTGGGAGATGCTTTACGGTTATGTGGATTGGGAAATGACCAACGACTGAGAACTTTTTTAGATTTGCAACTAAAGCTATACTCCCAGGTAGATGCAGAACAAACAGCATTACTTTACGCCGCCACAGCGTTGAGTGTATCCCAACTGCCCCAAGGATTGTTTCACCTCCAAGGAAGTATGCAGGTATTAAGCGATCGCTTGGTACAATCCTTAGAAAGAGATGGCGGCAAATTGTTGATGCGCCACACTGTAGAAGAAATCAAAGTAGAAAGCGGCAAAGCTACTGCTGTAGTCATTAGAAATCAGAAAACTGGCGAAGTCTGGACAGAAGCCGCCAACCACATAGTTAGCAACGTCACCGTGCAAAACTTGGTGCAGTTATTAGGAGAACAAGCACCATCTGGATATAAAAACCGGGTGGAAAAACTACCCCAAGCATCGGGTGCGTTTGTGGTGTATTTAGGTGTAGATGCTAGCGCGATTCCGCCTGGGTGTCCTCCCCACCTACAATTTTTGTACGATGTCAATGGTCCCATTGGCGAGAATAATTCCCTGTTTGTTTCTGTCAGTCATCCTGGAGACGGTCGCGCACCAGAAGGGAAAGCGACAATTATTGCTTCTTCATTTGTCGATCCTGCACAGTGGTGGGAGACTGAAGATTATGAAGGACTAAAAGAAAAGTTTACCCAAGAAGCGATCGCTCGTCTTGCCCAATACTTCTATCTCAAACCAGAAACGATTATTCATCAAGAAGCGGCAACACCACGCACTTTTGCCCATTTTACAGCCCGCGATCGCGGTATAGTTGGTGGCATCGGTCAAAGAATACCCACCTTTGGCCCCTTTGGGTTTGCCAATCGTACACCAATCCAGCATCTGTGGTTAGTAGGTGACTCCACCCATCCAGGCGAAGGTACTGCTGGGGTGAGTTATTCAGCGCTGACAGTAGTCAGGCAAATCGAATCGCAAATGTAA
- a CDS encoding cation:proton antiporter — MVDIYIIDLFVIGLLLLMVTLGSGWITRLPLSFAIIYLIVGISLGPYAFGLIQLRRDEVFNAELLEKITELVVIISVFSCGLRIVRPLRLGVWDITVRLILFLMPISIFALAVVGKLFLGMNWGEAILLGAILAPTDPVLASEVQLTDINDQDELRFGLTSEGGLNDALAFPFVYFGLHALKDDNWGNWFKQWVAVDLIWAITVGIIMGIVVAKSIVWIEKKIQKRRPADKLMEDFIAISTILITYSLTEMVNGYGFLAVFVAGLVVQRSYRNPEKPLAQLEFIEQVEKLLEVGTILLLGSILLLKPILNYAMQSLLVIILLFLIIRPVGVWISTIGKRPLDSRRRTFHAETRWLFGWFGIRGVGSLYYLAYAFGNGLKGEPAEQIAWITYTTIVASVIIHGISATPLMKWYERNFANRRKTTPPDTIDEFE; from the coding sequence ATGGTAGATATCTATATTATTGACCTATTTGTAATTGGTCTACTTCTGCTGATGGTAACATTAGGGTCAGGTTGGATTACTCGCCTACCTCTTTCTTTTGCCATTATCTACCTAATAGTTGGTATTTCTCTAGGGCCTTATGCTTTTGGACTGATTCAATTACGTCGAGATGAAGTTTTTAATGCCGAACTACTGGAAAAAATAACAGAGCTTGTAGTAATTATTTCTGTGTTTAGTTGCGGCTTAAGAATTGTTCGTCCTCTAAGATTAGGGGTTTGGGATATTACGGTGCGATTGATTCTATTTTTGATGCCCATTTCAATTTTTGCTCTGGCTGTTGTGGGTAAATTATTTTTAGGCATGAATTGGGGAGAAGCAATTTTATTAGGAGCAATTCTTGCACCGACAGATCCGGTATTAGCATCAGAAGTACAACTGACTGATATAAATGACCAAGATGAGTTGAGATTTGGTTTAACTTCTGAAGGTGGGTTAAATGATGCTTTAGCTTTTCCCTTCGTTTACTTTGGTCTTCATGCCTTAAAAGATGACAACTGGGGTAACTGGTTTAAACAGTGGGTTGCAGTTGATTTAATTTGGGCGATCACAGTTGGTATTATTATGGGAATTGTTGTTGCCAAATCTATAGTTTGGATTGAAAAGAAAATTCAAAAACGCCGTCCTGCCGATAAGTTAATGGAAGATTTTATTGCTATCAGCACAATCCTTATAACTTATTCCTTAACAGAAATGGTGAATGGCTATGGATTTTTGGCAGTATTTGTGGCTGGCTTAGTTGTCCAACGCAGTTACAGAAATCCTGAAAAACCGCTAGCACAATTGGAATTTATTGAGCAAGTTGAAAAGCTGCTGGAAGTTGGAACAATTTTACTATTGGGTTCAATATTGTTGCTAAAGCCAATACTCAATTATGCTATGCAATCTTTGCTAGTAATAATTTTGTTATTCTTAATAATCAGACCTGTAGGAGTTTGGATTAGCACCATAGGTAAACGCCCTTTAGACTCACGCCGCCGAACCTTTCACGCAGAAACTCGTTGGTTATTTGGATGGTTTGGTATTCGTGGTGTCGGTTCTTTATATTATCTCGCCTATGCTTTTGGTAATGGTTTAAAAGGTGAACCTGCCGAACAAATTGCTTGGATAACTTACACCACTATTGTAGCTTCTGTGATTATTCATGGCATTAGTGCAACTCCATTAATGAAGTGGTATGAGCGCAATTTTGCTAATCGGAGAAAGACGACTCCCCCCGACACAATTGATGAATTTGAATAA
- a CDS encoding aspartoacylase: MSQIKRVAIVGGNHGNELTGVYLVKKFQQYPNLINRTSFETLPLLGNLKAIEEGKRYIDRDLNRCFTNQGLQNPQLSSYEDTRAKAIQQVLQPQNQPFVDVIVDLHSTTANMGLSLIFCDLNPFLLRLAAYLSSINPMVKVFVNQQSKEGGFLRSLCELGFVIEVGAVAQNILNAELFQQTEQLIYAILDYFEGCNQGNIPHTSSQLTFYQYIETIDYPRSDAYGGLQSGEIQAMIHPQLQFKDYEPLNPGDPMFLTFAGKDIFYEGESTVYPIFINEAAYYEKGIAMYLSQKLQEIV, from the coding sequence ATGAGTCAGATTAAACGAGTTGCGATCGTTGGAGGAAACCACGGTAATGAGTTAACAGGAGTATATCTAGTCAAAAAGTTTCAGCAGTATCCAAATTTAATCAACAGGACAAGTTTTGAAACTCTGCCATTACTTGGCAATCTTAAAGCTATTGAAGAAGGTAAGCGATACATTGACAGGGATTTAAACCGTTGCTTCACCAATCAAGGTTTACAAAATCCTCAACTCTCAAGTTATGAAGATACGCGGGCGAAAGCAATCCAACAAGTACTGCAACCGCAAAATCAGCCATTTGTAGATGTAATTGTTGATTTGCACAGCACAACTGCCAACATGGGGTTAAGTCTGATTTTTTGCGATCTGAATCCTTTCTTACTTCGGTTAGCTGCTTATTTAAGTTCTATCAATCCGATGGTAAAGGTTTTTGTAAATCAGCAATCTAAAGAAGGTGGTTTTCTTCGTTCTTTGTGCGAATTGGGTTTTGTTATCGAAGTTGGTGCTGTGGCTCAGAATATTTTAAATGCCGAATTATTTCAACAAACAGAGCAGCTTATTTATGCAATTTTAGACTATTTTGAAGGATGCAATCAAGGTAATATTCCGCATACAAGCAGCCAGCTTACATTCTATCAATATATTGAGACGATCGATTATCCGAGAAGCGATGCTTACGGCGGGCTGCAAAGTGGGGAGATTCAAGCCATGATTCATCCCCAGCTTCAGTTTAAAGATTATGAACCTCTGAATCCAGGCGATCCAATGTTTCTGACTTTTGCAGGAAAAGATATTTTCTATGAGGGAGAGTCTACTGTTTATCCTATTTTTATTAATGAAGCCGCTTACTATGAGAAAGGAATTGCGATGTATCTCAGTCAAAAGCTGCAAGAGATAGTTTAA
- a CDS encoding transposase, producing MSKDEFYALPLTINLREIYYYIVVPGFRTEQVSLITTLLDITTYSTLDIVGLYGKRWDVEIDLRHLKTTLEMDVLRCKTPSMVRKEIYVYLLAYNLLRGLMWSSGTTYRTPPLRLSLQGTRHHLNNFIPELLAATSTKRLQIYCNAT from the coding sequence TTGAGTAAAGATGAATTTTATGCTCTACCTTTAACCATAAATCTACGAGAAATTTATTATTACATTGTTGTTCCTGGCTTTCGTACTGAACAAGTTAGTTTAATTACTACTCTCTTAGATATAACAACTTATTCAACTCTGGATATTGTTGGGCTTTACGGTAAACGTTGGGATGTTGAAATAGATTTGAGACATCTAAAAACTACTCTGGAAATGGATGTTTTACGCTGTAAAACTCCTTCAATGGTACGCAAAGAAATTTATGTTTATTTGCTTGCTTACAATCTACTTCGTGGTTTGATGTGGTCGTCAGGTACTACTTACCGTACTCCTCCATTGCGCCTATCACTGCAAGGTACTCGCCATCATTTAAATAACTTTATTCCCGAATTGTTAGCCGCAACTTCAACAAAACGTCTTCAAATTTATTGCAATGCAACTTAA
- a CDS encoding glycosyltransferase family 4 protein has translation MKNKAESLASSSASILTLGLGWFPKNPGGLERYMYELTHKLAANKDQIELCGVGLPEAERNSPIKLTNLASPDSAIWQRLWSIRTNFQKTRTNKPDAINLHFALYSFPLLDILPKGVPVTFNFHGPWASESQQEVVNKNLSLLIKHHLIEKNTYNHCDRFIVLSKAFGKILHDKYQVPWSKINIIPGGVDINWFQPNLSRQDACKQLGWPNNRRIIFTSRRLVHRTGVDKLLKALAIIKPRIPDVWLAIAGRGHIQAALQQQATELGLDDNVKFLGFLPDEQLPIAYQAAELTIMPSQSFEGFGLVIVESLACGTPVLCTPVGGMPEILSEFSPDLITTSTEASAIAEKLEQVLLGNIPIPSREACRHYAVTHYDWNQIAQQVRNVLLN, from the coding sequence ATGAAAAATAAAGCAGAAAGTTTAGCTTCATCATCTGCATCTATTCTCACATTAGGATTAGGCTGGTTTCCCAAAAATCCCGGAGGATTAGAAAGGTATATGTATGAACTAACTCATAAATTAGCAGCCAATAAAGACCAGATTGAATTATGCGGAGTTGGTCTACCAGAGGCTGAAAGAAATTCACCGATTAAGTTGACTAATTTAGCGAGTCCCGACAGTGCTATTTGGCAAAGATTATGGTCTATTCGCACCAATTTTCAGAAAACAAGGACAAACAAACCAGATGCTATTAATCTACACTTTGCATTATATAGCTTTCCGCTTTTAGATATTTTACCAAAGGGAGTACCAGTTACTTTTAATTTTCATGGCCCTTGGGCTTCTGAGAGTCAGCAAGAGGTAGTTAATAAGAATCTCAGCCTTTTGATTAAGCATCATCTAATAGAAAAAAATACATATAATCACTGCGATCGCTTCATTGTTTTAAGCAAAGCATTTGGTAAAATATTACATGATAAATATCAAGTACCGTGGAGTAAAATTAATATTATTCCTGGTGGAGTCGATATTAACTGGTTTCAACCAAATTTATCACGCCAAGATGCTTGTAAACAGCTAGGCTGGCCAAATAATCGCCGGATTATATTTACATCACGCCGTTTAGTACATCGAACGGGAGTTGATAAATTATTAAAAGCTTTGGCTATAATTAAGCCCAGAATACCAGATGTTTGGCTAGCGATCGCAGGTCGTGGTCACATCCAAGCCGCACTACAACAACAGGCTACAGAATTAGGATTAGACGACAACGTTAAATTTTTAGGTTTTCTCCCTGATGAGCAATTACCTATAGCTTATCAAGCTGCGGAATTAACTATAATGCCTAGTCAATCTTTTGAAGGGTTTGGATTAGTAATAGTTGAATCTCTAGCCTGTGGTACTCCTGTTTTATGTACCCCAGTTGGCGGAATGCCAGAAATTTTATCAGAATTCTCACCTGATTTAATTACTACTTCAACAGAAGCATCAGCTATTGCTGAAAAATTAGAACAAGTGCTTTTGGGAAATATCCCCATACCTTCACGAGAAGCCTGTCGCCATTATGCTGTTACACATTATGACTGGAATCAAATCGCCCAGCAAGTACGGAATGTTCTATTAAATTAA
- a CDS encoding glycosyltransferase family 4 protein: protein MRIFFLDQSGKPGGAELCLIDIAKPYSHSALVGLFADGPFKDLLEQNHIPVEILATQTIQVSKESSLAQGLKSLGQLAPLITKVIKKAREYDLIYANTQKALVVGALASFFSRRPLVYHLHDILSTEHFSQTNLRIAINLANRCASLVIANSQASKTAFIQAGGRSDIVEVVYNGFDLKIYQTDEPGINQLQQKLGLQGKFVVGHFSRLAPWKGQHILIDALAKCPPEVTVILVGDALFGEQDYAQKLHKQVTDLGLENRVKFLGFRSDIPQLMAACDLVAHTSTSPEPFGRVIVEAMLCGKPVVAAKAGGVMELVEHGLNGFLVTPGEPQELAQVIITCLQETEITATIANNARTTASRRFDVATINQQIAQLLSHRF, encoded by the coding sequence ATGAGAATTTTTTTCCTAGACCAAAGCGGTAAACCAGGCGGTGCAGAATTATGTTTAATAGATATTGCTAAACCATACTCTCATAGCGCTTTAGTAGGTTTATTTGCAGATGGGCCGTTTAAAGATTTACTAGAGCAAAATCATATCCCAGTAGAAATTCTCGCAACTCAAACAATCCAAGTTAGCAAAGAAAGCAGTTTGGCACAAGGATTAAAGAGTTTAGGACAACTTGCACCTTTGATTACTAAAGTAATAAAAAAAGCGCGTGAATACGATTTAATTTATGCCAACACCCAAAAAGCATTAGTTGTCGGAGCATTAGCAAGTTTTTTTAGTCGTCGCCCTCTGGTTTATCATTTACATGATATTCTTTCCACAGAACATTTTAGCCAAACTAATCTTCGCATTGCGATTAACTTAGCTAATCGTTGTGCCTCATTAGTAATTGCCAATTCCCAAGCTAGTAAAACAGCCTTTATCCAAGCGGGAGGACGCTCAGATATTGTCGAAGTTGTCTATAACGGCTTTGATCTAAAAATTTATCAAACTGATGAACCTGGCATTAATCAATTACAGCAAAAATTAGGATTGCAAGGGAAATTTGTAGTCGGACACTTTAGCCGCCTTGCACCTTGGAAAGGACAACATATTCTAATTGATGCTCTTGCCAAATGTCCGCCAGAGGTGACAGTAATTTTAGTGGGGGATGCACTGTTTGGCGAACAAGATTATGCCCAAAAGTTACACAAACAAGTTACCGATCTCGGACTAGAAAACCGCGTCAAATTTTTAGGATTTCGTTCAGATATTCCCCAGTTAATGGCAGCTTGTGACTTGGTGGCGCATACCTCTACTTCCCCAGAACCCTTTGGTAGAGTGATTGTTGAAGCAATGCTGTGTGGAAAACCTGTAGTTGCAGCAAAAGCTGGGGGTGTAATGGAATTAGTAGAACATGGACTTAATGGTTTTTTAGTGACACCAGGAGAACCCCAGGAACTTGCACAGGTGATAATCACCTGTCTTCAGGAGACGGAAATAACTGCAACTATAGCTAATAATGCCAGGACTACGGCTAGTCGGCGTTTTGATGTTGCAACTATTAATCAGCAAATTGCTCAACTGTTGTCCCACAGATTCTAG
- the fldA gene encoding flavodoxin FldA, with product MSNIGLFFGTQTGNTQTESEIIQKEFGGDSVVTLYDISQAEPSDFNNYDYIVVGCPTWNVGELQSDWENFYDELDNIDFIGKKVAYFAPGDQVGYPDTFQDALGILEEKISENGGETVGYWPTEGYEFSESKAVRDGKFVGLALDEDNQSDLTEERIKAWVTQLKPEFGL from the coding sequence ATGTCTAATATTGGTTTATTTTTTGGTACTCAAACAGGCAATACCCAAACTGAATCAGAAATAATTCAGAAGGAGTTTGGTGGTGATAGTGTTGTAACTTTATATGATATTTCACAAGCTGAACCAAGTGATTTCAATAACTACGATTATATCGTTGTTGGTTGTCCTACCTGGAATGTTGGAGAATTGCAAAGTGATTGGGAAAATTTTTATGATGAGTTAGATAACATTGACTTCATCGGCAAAAAAGTTGCTTATTTTGCTCCTGGAGACCAGGTTGGTTATCCTGATACATTTCAAGATGCCCTCGGTATTCTAGAGGAAAAAATTTCAGAAAATGGTGGTGAAACAGTTGGCTATTGGCCTACAGAAGGTTATGAATTCAGTGAGTCTAAAGCTGTTCGTGATGGTAAATTTGTAGGTCTTGCCCTTGATGAAGATAATCAATCCGATTTAACAGAGGAAAGAATCAAAGCTTGGGTTACACAATTGAAGCCAGAGTTTGGTTTGTAA
- a CDS encoding saccharopine dehydrogenase family protein yields the protein MTDRVLILGGRGRIGSSVAQDLANHTQAQITITGRSAEFGKAVSLSSGGQVQFLVLDLVEVDKLQNAIANSNLVIHCAGPFHYRDTNVLETCIAQGVNYVDVSDHRSYTSKALNFSEQAAAAGVTAIINTGIFPGISNSMVRQGVEQFDKPENIHLSYLVSGSGGAGITVMRTTFLGLQYPFETWIDGKWQVIKPYSERELVEFPPPYGRSGVYWFDMPETFTLPKAFPSVKTVITKFGSVPDFYNHLTWIAAHIFPKWLMQRRYMIEFLSHVSHSMTDVTNNFSGIGVAVRSEVTGQKDGKTAVYCSTVVHENTALASGCGTGSIAQLLLEGKLKKPGVFAVEEALPTDLFEEVMQSRGIKINHSWL from the coding sequence ATGACAGACAGAGTTTTAATTCTTGGTGGACGAGGGCGGATTGGTAGCAGTGTTGCTCAGGATCTCGCTAACCATACGCAGGCTCAAATTACAATTACCGGACGTTCTGCGGAGTTTGGGAAGGCTGTCAGCTTGTCTTCAGGTGGACAAGTGCAGTTTTTGGTATTGGACTTGGTAGAAGTTGACAAGTTGCAAAATGCGATCGCAAACTCTAACTTAGTCATCCATTGTGCTGGGCCATTTCATTATCGAGATACTAATGTTCTCGAAACCTGTATTGCTCAAGGCGTTAATTATGTAGATGTCAGCGACCATCGTTCCTATACCAGCAAAGCTCTTAATTTTAGCGAACAAGCTGCTGCTGCTGGTGTGACGGCAATTATTAATACTGGTATTTTTCCTGGTATTTCTAACAGCATGGTACGTCAAGGTGTTGAACAGTTTGATAAACCAGAAAACATCCATTTAAGTTATTTAGTTTCGGGTTCTGGCGGTGCTGGCATTACAGTCATGCGGACAACTTTTCTGGGGTTGCAGTATCCTTTTGAAACTTGGATAGATGGGAAATGGCAGGTCATCAAGCCTTATAGTGAAAGAGAATTAGTTGAGTTTCCCCCTCCCTATGGACGCAGTGGAGTTTACTGGTTTGATATGCCAGAAACCTTTACACTGCCCAAAGCTTTCCCATCAGTAAAAACTGTAATTACTAAGTTTGGCTCTGTTCCCGACTTTTACAATCACCTAACTTGGATTGCGGCACACATTTTTCCCAAGTGGTTAATGCAGCGTCGTTACATGATTGAATTTCTGTCTCATGTCAGCCATTCGATGACAGATGTCACTAATAACTTTAGTGGAATTGGGGTAGCAGTTCGTTCAGAAGTGACAGGGCAAAAAGATGGAAAAACTGCCGTTTATTGTTCAACTGTAGTGCATGAAAATACAGCCTTAGCTTCTGGTTGTGGCACAGGAAGTATTGCCCAATTATTGCTAGAAGGTAAACTCAAAAAACCAGGTGTTTTTGCTGTGGAAGAAGCACTCCCAACAGATTTATTTGAAGAAGTAATGCAAAGCCGAGGAATTAAAATTAATCACAGTTGGTTATAA
- a CDS encoding AGE family epimerase/isomerase, which translates to MEYNFQAIAELYKNALLNDVLPFWEKYSLDWQQGGYFTCLDREGKIYDTDKFIWLQNRQVWTFSMLYNQLEKRENWLKIASNGANFLAQHGRDSDGNWYFALTREGKPLVEPYNIFSDCFAAMAFSKYALAGGEEWAKDVAMQAYNNVLRRKDNPKGKYNKTYPGTRPMKSLAVPMILANLTLEMEWLLPKETLENVLAETQGEVMTDFLDLERGLMYENVAPDGSHIDSFEGRLINPGHGIEAMWFIMDIAHRKNDTKIINQAVDVMLNILNFAWDSEYGGLYYFMDADGHPPQHLEWDQKLWWVHLESLVALAMGYRLTGREVCWEWYQKMHDYAWSHFADSEYGEWFGYLNRRGEVLLNLKGGKWKGCFHVPRALYLCWQQFEALK; encoded by the coding sequence ATGGAGTATAATTTTCAAGCGATCGCTGAACTTTACAAAAACGCCCTCCTTAACGACGTACTCCCATTTTGGGAAAAATATTCTCTCGATTGGCAGCAAGGTGGCTATTTCACTTGCCTAGATCGCGAGGGCAAAATTTATGATACAGACAAATTCATCTGGCTGCAAAACCGCCAAGTGTGGACTTTTTCGATGCTTTACAACCAGCTAGAAAAACGCGAAAACTGGCTAAAAATTGCCAGTAATGGCGCTAATTTTCTCGCCCAACATGGCAGAGATAGTGATGGTAACTGGTACTTTGCTCTCACCCGTGAAGGAAAACCACTGGTTGAGCCTTACAACATCTTCTCTGATTGCTTTGCAGCGATGGCATTTAGTAAATATGCACTCGCTGGGGGCGAAGAATGGGCAAAAGATGTTGCAATGCAGGCTTATAACAACGTTTTACGCCGCAAAGATAACCCGAAAGGTAAATATAATAAAACCTATCCCGGCACACGCCCAATGAAATCATTGGCTGTACCAATGATTTTAGCCAACCTGACTCTAGAAATGGAATGGCTCCTACCAAAAGAAACCCTAGAGAATGTCCTAGCTGAGACTCAGGGCGAAGTGATGACCGATTTTCTCGACCTAGAACGGGGACTAATGTACGAAAATGTTGCCCCTGACGGTTCCCACATAGATTCTTTTGAGGGACGGCTGATTAACCCTGGTCACGGTATCGAAGCTATGTGGTTTATCATGGATATCGCCCACCGGAAAAACGATACCAAAATTATTAACCAAGCTGTTGATGTGATGCTAAATATCCTGAATTTTGCTTGGGATAGCGAGTACGGCGGATTGTATTACTTTATGGATGCAGACGGTCATCCTCCACAACACTTGGAATGGGATCAAAAATTGTGGTGGGTTCACTTAGAGTCTTTGGTCGCATTAGCAATGGGCTATCGCCTAACAGGGCGTGAAGTATGTTGGGAATGGTATCAAAAGATGCACGATTATGCCTGGTCACACTTTGCCGATTCAGAGTACGGTGAGTGGTTTGGCTATCTCAATCGACGTGGGGAAGTATTGTTAAACCTCAAAGGTGGCAAATGGAAAGGATGTTTTCACGTACCGCGTGCATTATATCTTTGCTGGCAGCAGTTTGAGGCATTAAAGTAA